The nucleotide sequence GCGTACCGGGTAGTCGAGCACCTGAAACGCCAGGTAAATCGTCACGAAAAACACCACGATGGACAGCGGCCGGATCAGCAGCGCCTGAAACTGATCCTCACTGACTCCCTCGGTTTTGCGCCGGATAAACCGGAATACCACCCGCGACACCAGCCGCGACAGCAGCGTTTTGAACGCGTAGCCGAACAGCAGAATGCCCACGCACCACAGGTAGGCGGCTACGTTGTTGCCCAGAAAGCGGTAATGCAGGATTTCGGAAAGGGTCATTCTATCTGTAGAGTTTAGGGAATAGGGCTTCGGCAATAGGGCCTGGTGATATTGGGCCGTCTATTGCCTAACCACCAAGCCCTATTGCCGAAGCCCTAGTAACTATACCAGCTGGCGCAGAGCCATTTCAAACGATTTCTGGGCCACGCCGGTGCGCGAATCGCCCTGCAGGCGGGTGCGCTCCAGGGCCCGGCGGATGATGCGCGAGGTGTCGCCGAAGATGGCCTGGTCGGTGATTTCGGCGTTGGTTTCCATCAGGTAGGCAAACACGCGGGCCATGCCGCAGTTGGCCACGAAGTCGGGGATGACGGACGTGTGCTGGTCGGCAAACTCGCCGGTGGGGCCGAAGAAGATTTCCGGGTCCTGGAACGGCACGTTGGCGCCGCACGAAATCACCTCCAGGCCGCCCGCAATCAGCTGCTCCACCTGCTGGCGCGTGACGAGGCGCGAAGCTGCCGCCGGAATGAAGATTTCGGCGCCGCTGCTCCAGATGCGCTGGTTTACCTCCTCAAACGACAGCAGATCCGGCGCGGTGAGGGCGTTGCCTTCGCGCTGCAGAAACAGCGTCCGGATTTCTTCCAGCGAGAAACCCTCTTCCTTGATCAGGCCGCCGGCCCGGTCGATGATGCCGGTGATGCGGGCGCCCTGGCTGGCCAAGTAGTAGGCCGCCGCGGCGCCCACGTTGCCCCAGCCTTGCACGATGGCGCGCTTGCCGGCCACGCTCCGCTCGCCCCACAACTCGTAGTAGTGGCGCACGGCCTCAGCCACGCCGTAGCCCGTAATCAGGTCGGCGACGGTGTATTTGCGGCTCAGGTCGGGCGTGAAGGCGGCATCTTCCAGCACCTTTACCACACCTTGGCGCAGCTGGCCCAGCTTCTGAATCTTCTGGGGCTCGGTGGCGCGGTAGTGGCCGTTCACGATGCCTTCCTGCGGATGCCAGAGGCCGTAATCCTCCGTAATCGGAATTACGTCGTGGATTTCGTCCACGTTCAGGTCGCCACCGGTGCCGTAGTAGTTCTTGAGCAGCGGAATCACGGCCCGGTACCAGCGCTCCAGCACGCCGCGCTTGCGCGGGTCCTGCGGATCGAAGTTGATGCCCGATTTGGCGCCCCCAATGGCGGGGCCCGACACCGTAAACTTCACTTCCATGGTTTTGGCCAGGCTTTCCACCTCGCGCTTATCCAGGCCCTTGCGCATGCGGGTGCCGCCGCCGGCCGCGCCGCCGCGCAACGAGTTAATCACCACCCAGCCTTCGGCTTCCGTTTCGGCGTCTTTCCATTCGAATACAATTTCCGGGCGCTTATTCTCGAATTTAGCCAGCAGGTCTTTCATGGATGGGTGGAAAAAGGGTGGGGGAGGGAAGGCAATAATTTTGTTGGTCAAAGGTAAGCAGCCCCCCGTAAGAATTGGGGTCTTTGCTGCGTTAGGGCAGCAAATAGCGTTGCCTGCCTGCCCTGTATGGCCCCGGTTTTTCTGGTTCGATTTCTGTTACCGGAACTCTTTGAGGCGTAAATATCGTAGTAGGCATATTCCTGACGACAACGTCCTCCACTTCGCCACCGTAGTACCTCCTTATGAAACCTTTGCTGTCACGCGTAGAATCCAAAAAAGTAGACAAGGCTGCCGCCATGCTCAAAGTGCTGGCGCACCCGAAGCGTTTGGCCATTGTTGATTTGCTGGGCAAAGAGGATAAGATGACCGTAACGGAAATCTACCGCTCGCTCGATTTGCCACAGGCTATTGCTTCCCAGCACCTTATCACCCTCAAAGACCGCGGCATTCTGTCGTCGTTCAAGGTGGGTACCAAAATCTATTACTCGCTGTCCATTCCCAAGCTGCTCGACGTTATCGACTCGCTGGAAGAGTGCTGCGACACGATGTAGGCACTGCCTGCTCGTTCTTCTTAATCGGAAAAGACCGCCATCAGACGGTCTTTTTTCGTTGGTGGGCAGGCCATCCGCCGCAAATATGGCGGGCCCGCCGCAGGCACACTCAGCCGGCTGCCGATGGCGGCGGCAGTCCAGCGTATAGACCAGAAATCCAGAGCCTGGCCTTCCTGCCGGCCCCCGGAATCAACTCCAATACTCGTCTGTAGTCCCCGGGGCAGGCAGCAAAAAAGGCCTTCTTCCGCTGGAAAAAGGCCTTTGCGCTTATGAGGGACTTGTAGAATTGCCGCTTAGGCTATTACGCTACCGTCGGCTGGTGTTCCAGGTCAAACAGGTCGGTGAGCACGTCGATCAGCTGGTCGGCCTCGCCGCGCTTGCAGGCAGCTTTGAGCTGGATGACGGGCTGCTTGAGGATCTTCTGCATCAGCGACTTGGTAACCTCGTCCATGCGGCGGGCTTCCTCGGGACTCATCTTCTTCTGGAAGCGGTCCATTTCCTCCTGCCGGATCTGCTCCAGGGCGTTTTTGAGCTTCTGGATGGTCGGCGACACCATCATTTCCTTGCTCCAGTCGTTGAGGCCGGCAATGCTTTCGGCAATGATGGCGCGCACGTGCGGCACGGCGGCCAGACGGCGCTCCAGCGCGGCCGAGGCCTTGCTCTGGATGGCGTCGATGTTGTAGACGAGCACGCCCGGCACGGTTTCCACCTCGGCCTCAATGCTGCGCGGCACCGATAGGTCGATGAAGAACTTGTAGCTGAGCACGTCGAGGTGCTGCACCATCTCGCGGGTGAAGAAGGGCGTGGCGGCCGCAATCGACGACACGATAACGTCGGCTTCCTTCATGCCCTGCACCAAGTTCTCGAAGTCCAGCACCTTCAGGCCGCACTCTTCGGCCAGCGTTTCGGCCTTGGAGCGGGTGCGGTTGCAGATGGTTACGTCCTGAAACTGCTTGCTGTCGCCGAAGTGGCGGCACACATCGGCCCCGATTTCACCCAAGCCAACCACTAGCACGCGTGGGTTGGCGACGTCGGCGGTCAGCTCCTCTACCAGCTCCAGAGCGGCGTAGGAAGTGGAAGCGGCGCCGTCGCGGAAGCTGGTTTCCTGCTGTACGCGCTTGTTGGTGAAGAACACGGTGTGCAGCAGGCGGTGCAGAAACGGGCCGGCGGCGTCTTCGTCGGCGGCCCACTGGTAGGCCTGCTTCACCTGGTTGCTGATCTGCAGGTCACCAACTACTTGGGCGTCAAGCCCCATGGCTACCTCAAACAGGTGCTGCACGGCAGCATCCGCCTCGGTGAGCAGGTCAAAGTAAGGCTCGTAGCTGCTGGCGTCGGCCAACCCCTTGAGCTTGCCCAGGGCGGCAATAATGGCGGTGCTGTAGTCGAGGTCGGCGGAGTAGTACACTTCCGTCCGGTTGCAGGTGCTTAGCACCAGCAGGTCGGTAAGGCCCAACTCGTGGTGCAGCGTGTGCAGAAAGCGGCGGCAGGCGGCTTCGTCCAGTGCAATAAGCTCCCGAATTTGCAGGGGGGCTTTTTTGAACGAAAGACTGACTGCCTTGAAAGGATGGGACATAGCGGGTGGCTACTGCAATTGCAGAAGGCAAAATTACGGCACAATTTGGTACCGTGAAAACAGCCAGCAACCTATCCTGGTTCGAGAAAGGTTGAAATTGCGTTTTAGGGCTTTAAAGCGTCTTTTTGAATCGATAAACTGACAAAAATCAACTGATAAGCGGCCCGGTGGGTGGCCTTGGGCGTAACGGCAGCGCCCGGCGGCGCGTTGTACCTTCGTTCCGCTCGGCGGGCTTCGGGGTAAACCGGAGCCGGCGCCGCGCCCAGCGGCCCGCTGCTGCCGGACTTTCACCCGCGTTTCCTTCGTGCTTTGATAGCCATCTACGACCAAAAATCCCGCATCAAGCTGCTGATTGTAGCCGTGGCGCTGCTCATTGCGGCAGCTACCGTTATCTACACCAACATTCTGGTGCAGCGCGTATCGGAGCGGGAGCAGCAGCAGATTGCGCTCTACGCCAAGGCCCAGCGCTTCATTATCAACTCCGAGGTCGACTCGAACACCAACTTTGTGTTCGAGGAAATCATCAACGCCAACACCACCATTCCCATCATCCTCACTGATGACGAGGGCAACATCGTGGATGCCAAAAACGTGACCGTGCCCAAAGGCAGGTCGGAAAAGGCGGCCATTGCGTACCTACGGCGCGAAATTGCGGTGATGGAGCAGCAGCACCGCCCCATTATTATTGAGCTGGGCGCCGGGCTGCGCAACCGCATTTACTATAAGGATTCTGTGCTGCTGGCGCAGCTGCGCACGTATCCGCTGGTGCAGCTGGCCGTTATTGCCTGCCTGGGCGTCATTGCCTACTTCGCGTTCAGCTACTCGCGCCGCTCCGAGCAAAACCGCGTGTGGGTGGGTTTGGCCAAGGAAACCGCGCACCAACTGGGCACGCCCCTGAGCAGCCTGATGGCCTGGCAGAGCTACCTGAGCGAGAGTGAGCGGTTCAAGGACGAGCCGATTGTAGAGGAGCTGAGCAAGGACATCCGGCGGCTGCAGATCATCACGGAGCGGTTCAGCAACATCGGCTCGGTGCCGGTGCTCAAGCCCGAAAACATCCTGCGCACCACCCAGAACGCCATTGCCTACCTGCAGAGCCGCGTTTCGAAGAAGGTGACGTTTGAAATCAAGACCGACCTGCCCACCGACACGCCGGCGCTGGTGAACGTGCCGCTGTTCGACTGGGTGATTGAGAACATCTGCAAAAACGCCGTGGATGCCATGGACGGCCGCGGTAGCATCACGCTGCACCTGCGCCGCCCCGTGCGCGACAAAACCGGCATTGCCATCGACATCACCGACACCGGCAAGGGCATCCCGAAAAGCAAGATCGACAACGTGTTCCTGCCCGGCTACACCACCAAAAAGCGCGGCTGGGGCCTGGGGCTAGCGCTAGCCAAGCGCATCATCGAGAACTACCACCAAGGCCGCCTCTTCGTGAAATGGAGCGAAGTCGGGCGCGGCACCACGTTCCGGGTGGTCCTGAAGGGATAGGCAGCGGTGCCTAGCGCGCAGCCGGCGCGGCCGTGGTAGCAGTAGGCGGCGGAGTGAGCGGGTCTTTGCCAGCCTTCCCCCGATTCGTTAGCTCCACGTAGCTGTTGCCGCTTACGGGCTTGCCGTTGTGGGTGCCCTCTACCCGGCACATGCCTTCCCAATAGCGCATCTTGATGCCGGCAAACAGCTTGAGGGTCAGCTCCTGGTCTGCGACGAGGGGCGTGATGGTGAGGTCGTATTGCTGGCTGGGGATGCGCAGGCTCCACTTGCTAGGATAGCGTAGCTTGGAGTGCGGGCTGGTCCAGTATTCCAGCACATCGAGCTGAAAGTCTTTGGCTTCCAGGTCTACGGCCTGGCCCGGCTGGGGGCCGTTGTAGGTGCCGCCGTTTACTACTCTGCTGGAGTTGCGGTCGAACAGCTGGTAGGTCATGATTTCGTGGCGCGTCACGCTGCCCGGCGCGGATGCCGTACCGGCCACGGCGGCGGCAGGCTCATCGAGCTGCAGCGAAAACCAGTCCCAGCCGATGCCTTTGTTGGTGACGGAGTTGCAGTTCCACTGCCGGTCATACCACATGTCGCCGGTTACCTCGTGCACTTTGCCGTCGACTTCAATGGTGCCGGTAGTGGTCAGGCGCGGGTAGCTGTAGTAGCCGGCCTTGGCCACGTCGCCGTAATTTTCGTAGCCGGTGCCGCTGTGCAGCAACACGGGCTTCTGCGGCTTGGTGCTCAGGTTGATGGCGTAGCCTTTGTGGCTGGCCATGCGGCCCTGCAGCTGGTACTCGCCGGTGACGCCGGCCAGGGTCCAGCGCTGGTCGTCCTTTTGCATATGCAGGCTGACGGGCAGCGCCGAGTCGAGCAGCTTGGGCAGGCGCTCCACTTTGTAGTCGTAGCGGAACTGCTTGGTTTGCGGGTCGGTGATGGCGAAGTTCACCATCTGCCAGTCTTTCTTGCCGGTGATGTTGAAGTGGAAGAACACATACTCCACGCCGAACTGCTCGCCGGTTTTCACGTCGCGCAGGTGGCCCGTGAAGTACCACCACTCCAGCGAGTTCTGCTTGTGCACGGCTTCTTCCTGCGGCAGCTGGGCCCGCTCCGTGAATACGTCGTACTTATTGGTGGGCTTGAGGGCGCAGCCCGAGGTGGCAAAAACCAGAAATAAGGCGGCAAGCAACAGATTCTTCATACCCCGGAATAAGGATTTTGGGGGCAGAAAGGTTTAGGCGGCTGCTACCGAAAAGGTGCACGTACCCGATTCCAGAGGCTACGTGGGTGCCAGGGTTTTGCATAGTAACTGCGAGTTACCACTACTTCCCCCAGAGCTTGAGTAGACATTTTCAGTTCAATTGGTACGGTCAGCTGTTGGAGCACGTCCCAGCGAATATCCTGATTTTGGTAGCCGATGCAGGAGATGCTCAACGTAGTAGATGGAGTGAGGACGTAGGAATGCGCAAGGCGCAATTCAAACGTGCCATCCACATTCGTCGACGTACCGATACGTGTGCCCTGTATGAGAATCGTAACGCCAGGCAGACCGTCGCCGGTGCTGGCATCCGTGACCCGGCCGCGCACTACTTGACTCATGCTATCGGTAAGCACTTGATGCTGCGGATGGCGGATGAGCTTGCGCTGGTCCTGGGTCAGAAAATCGGTGTACACAGAAGCCGTAGGCTGCTGCCCGACGCTTTGCTCCGCCGCCAGTTCCCGCAACCCCAGCACGGCGGCCGCTGCCGCCAGCCAGGTGCGCCAGCGCGGTGCCGGCTCCGCCAATGGCCGCAACACGCGCTGCAGCTGGTCTGAGCGGAAACGGCCGCAGGGGGCGGCGGTGCGGTGCAGCAACGCCACTACCTCGGCGTCGCTGAGGGTGGTGAAGTCGATGACGACTTTGGCGCAGGCGGCGCAGTGGCGGCCCTGGGCGGCGGGCGTCATGGCGGCCCAGCTTTCGGAGCAGGACTGCGGAACGGAGAGGCGAAGCAGCTGAGGCATGGCGGGTAGTAGAAATGTTGCCCCTCTGATGCCGCCCGCTGCCCGATTCCACAGCCGTGTTCAAATTTTTTTGTCTGGATAGCTCCGGGTGTGGCACGGACTTCAGTCCGTAGCCCGACTATGTTGCGCCAGCCGGCTCGTTTGGGTGGCGCGCTCTGGCCGTTGCAGTCGGGCTACGGACTGAAGTCCGTGCCACACACAGCGGGCTACTTCAGCGGGGGCTTCTGGGGCGGGTCGTGCTGCACAATCCGGCCCATAATCTGCCCGCGGCCTTCCCGCGACTTCAGGCGCACCGTGAGCGGCGCCGGGGCCGGTGACACGGCCACGGATACCTGCTGCGCCACGAACACGAATGGGCTGTCCTGCACGCGCAGCTGCACGCTGCCGTTCTGCACGGCGGCCCACTTCTGCAGCATCACGAAGCTGAAATTGCCTTGCTCATCGGTGGTAGCGCCGTAAGGCGTGTCGCCGATGAAGATTTCGGCGCCGGGCACGCCCAGGCCGGTGGAGTCATCAAGGACGCGGCCGCGCACGGTCACTTGGCCGTTGGGGGCGTCGGCGAGGGCGTCGGTTTGGGAAGTGGGAGCGGTGCCGGCCGTGGTGGTGGGGGCCGTGGTCTGGCAGGAGCTGACCAGCGGCTTGAAGCTGAGCAGCGCCAATGACGTGAGCACCCAGCGGCGCCAGCGCGGGGCGGGCGGCGCCAGCACGGCGGCGGGCGGCGCAAACTGCCCGGCCCGGAAGAAGCCGCAGACGCTGCCCGCCGCCGGCCGGGCCAGCCAGGCCGTCACTTCGGCCTCGGTCATGCGCGAGAAATCCACGACTTCGTGCTGGCAGCTGCCGCAGTGGCGGCCGTCGGCGGTGGGCGTCATGTCGGCCCAGGCTTTGGGGCAGGGACTCGGAACGGAGAAGGCCATAGCGGAAGGGAAAGGTGAGGGAAAGTAGCAGCAGGCAAGGCAATTAGGCAGTGGCCCGGCCGCCGCCGGGGAAAGCTACCGAAAAATCAGGCCAGAGTCATCTGCCGGGGTTGTGAAGCAGCAATACGCAGCCTAGCCGCATTATTCTGTATCTTTTGCCCCTCTTACCTCGCTCCACTGCTTTGTCTAATACACTACCTCCCTCCCGTTTTGGCGGCCTGTTCCGCCGCAAAAGCCTCACTGATATCCTGCACAACCCGCCTGCCGACGCCGAAGGCCACGGCGGGGGCGGGGGCCTGGCGCGCCACCTCACCGTCCGCGACCTGACGGCGCTGGGCATTGCGGCCGTTATCGGGGCCGGTATTTTCAGCACCATCGGTAATGCCTCGCACGACGGCGGCCCGGCCGTGTCGCTGCTGTTTGTGTTCACCGCCATTGCCTGCGCGTTTTCGGCGCTGTGCTACGCGCAGTTCGCCGCCACCATCCCGGTGTCGGGCTCGGCCTACACCTACGCCTACGCCTCGTTCGGCGAGCTGGTGGCCTGGATTATCGGTTGGGCGCTGATTATGGAATATGCCGTCGGCAACATTGTGGTGGCTATTTCGTGGTCGGACTACTTCACCGGCCTGCTCTCGGGCGTAGGCTGGGATATGCCCGTGTGGCTCACGATGGGCATGCAAAGTGCCCACAAGCATTACAGCGAAGTGCTGGCCCTGATGCAGGCCGGCCAGCCCCTCTCGGCCGCCACAGCCACCCAGCTGGAAGGCTACAACGCCTGGAACTCGGCCCCCACGCTCTTCGGCGACCTGAAGCTGGTGATTGACCTGCCGGCCGGCCTGATCACGCTGCTCATCACGGCCGTGGTGTACATCGGCATCAAAGAATCCAAGAACGCCTCCAACCTGCTGGTGCTGCTCAAGCTGCTGGTGGTGGCCACGGTTATTGCCGTGGGCGTGTTCTACGTGAATCCCGACAACTGGAGCCCCTTCGCGCCCAACGGCGTGGGCGGCGTGCTCAAGGGCGTGTCGGCCGTGTTCTTCGCTTACATCGGCTTCGATGCCATTTCGACGACGGCCGAGGAGTGCAAAAACCCCCAGCGCGACCTGCCCCGGGCCATGATTTACGCCCTCATCATCTGCACCGTGCTCTACGTGGTGATTACGCTGGTGCTCACTGGCATGGTGAGCTACACCGAGCTGGGCGTGGGCGACCCATTGGCGTTTGTGTTCCAGAAAGTAGGCCTCAACTGGCTGGCGGGCGTGGTGGCCGTATCGGCCATCTTCGCCATGGCCTCGGTGCTGCTGGTGTTCCAGATCGGGCAGCCCCGCATCTGGATGACCATGAGCCGCGACGGGCTGCTGCCGCCGGTGTTTGCCCGCGTGCACCCGCGTTTCCACACGCCGTCGTTCAGCACCATCGTCACGGGCTTTTTCGTGGGCGTGCCGGCGCTGCTGCTCAACATGGACCTCGTGATTGACCTGACCAGCATCGGGACGCTGTTTGCCTTTGCGCTGGTGTGCGGCGGCATTCTCGTCATCGACCCGCACGGCCAGAGCGACGCCCGCTTCAAAGTGCCCTACATCAACGGCCAGTTTCTGGTGCCGATCATCATGCTGATCGGGCTGGGTTTGCTGTTCGCCTACAACCAGGCTGGCCTCGCGGCCTTCGGCAGCGCCGTGCGCGGCGACGGTGGCTACGAGGAGTTTCGCCACTACATCCCGATGCTGGTATTCATCGTGTTCTGCATCGGGCTGGCGTGGCTGTCGTTCCGCAAGAAGCTGAGCTTGCTGCCCACCCTGGGCCTGCTCACCAACCTCTACCTGATGACCCAGCTCGGCATCAACAACTGGCTGCTGTTCTTCGGCTGGCTGATTATCGGGCTGTTTCTGTACTTCAACTACGGCTACAAGCACAGCAAGCTGGGGCTGAAAAAAGCCGCGTAGTAGGGGTAGTTCTATAGTTCGGCCACCCTTTTTACAAACCCGCCCGCTGTTGCAGTAGGCGGGTTTGTTGTGTCAGGAAGCCGAAGCTGCCGGCTTGCCTTCATTGATTTTTATGGTGCTTTATGCCTGCTGATTCCCTCCTTGCCGCCCGCCTGGAAGCTGCCCGCCAGGAGCTGCTGGATTTGGGGCTGCGCAACCCGCTGCTCAACTTCCGGCCCTCGAAGGTGCGCGGGGTGGCAGTGGTGGGTGAAGACGCGGCGGCGGTGTACGAGCTGCTGGTGCGACGGCTGCGGGTGCTGCAGTTTGCGCCCCTGCCCGAAGCCCAGGCCGCGCCCCGCCTCGGCTGGAAAGGCGACCCCGCCCGCGCCGCCCGCCGGGCCGAAGCCCTGGGGTTGCCGCTCCCGGAGCCGGTTCCGGCCGCGCCCCCGCTGCCGCCGGTGGTAGACCCACTCGACAGCCGCCTGCAAACCGCCGAAACCGCCGACCAGCTGGAAAGCCGCCTGCTGAACACTTACTACACGGCCCGCACCAGCCTCGAAGAAACCGGCGCCAACATCCTGTACTTGGCGCTGGGCTGCCTCACCTGGTACGAAACCCCCACCAGCCCCGAGCCGCGGCAGGCGCCGCTGCTGCTGCTGCCCGTGGTGCTGGAGCGCGGCACTGTGGCCGAGCGGTTTCGGCTGCTGTATTCCGGCGCCGAGCCCGAAGGTAACCTCAGCCTGCAGGCCCGCCTGAAAGCCGATTTCGGCGTGCACCTGCCGCTGCCCGACCTCGACGAGCAGCCCTGGCCCGATTACGTGGCCGCCGTGCAGGCCGCCGTGGCGGGCCTGCCGCGCTGGGCGGTGGCCCCCGACAGCATCACGCTGGGTTTCTTCTCATTCAGCAAGCTGATGCTCTACCGCGACCTGGACCCGGCTGCCTGGCCCGCCGAAAGCCCGCTGCTCCAACACGCCGCCCTGCAGGCGCTGCTCGGCCCCGAAACCGGCTTTCAGGACCAGCCGCCCACCTTCAGTGAAACCGATTTTCTTGACGACGCTCGCCCCACTGCCGAGCTGCACCAAGTGCTGGACGCCGACAGCTCACAGCTGCTGGCTTTGCTGGCCGTGCATGAAGGCCGCAACCTGGTCATTCAGGGTCCGCCCGGCACCGGCAAGTCGCAGACCATTGCCAACCTGCTGGCCGAGGCTATCGGAGCGGGCAAGAAAGTGCTGTTCGTGGCCGAGAAGATGGCAGCGCTGGAAGTTGTGAAGCGCCGCCTCGACGCGCTGGGGCTGGGCGCCGCCTGCCTGGAACTGCACAGCAACAAAGCCAATAAGAAAAGCCTCCACGACGAATTGCGCGCTACCCTGGCCCTGGGCCGTCCGGCCGCGTCCACCGTGCTGGATGAGCAGATTGCGCAGTTGCCGCCGTTGCGCGAGCAACTGAACCGCTACGCACTGGCCGTGAATGCGCCCCTGGGCCGCAGCCGCCGCACCGCTCAGCAGGTAGCCGGGGCGTTGCTGGCCCTGCGCGAGGAAGTGGGCACGCAGCTGCTGCCGCGCCCGCCCTTCGCTGACCTCGCCACCTGGACTGACGCCGACGCCACCCGCGCCGATGTGCTGGCCGGTCGGCTCCAAGCCACCTTGCAGAAAATCGGACCGCCCCCGCAGCTGCTGTACTGGGGCTCTGGCCTCACCATGCTGCTGCCCGCCGACCAGGAAGAGCTGGTGGCGCGCCTGACCGCTGCCCGCCGGGCCGTAGAGGAATTGGCGCATACCAGCACCGTGCTGGCTGCGCTGCTGGGCTTGCCCGCGCCGCCCGATGCCGCTGCTGTGGCGGCGTTGCG is from Hymenobacter yonginensis and encodes:
- a CDS encoding ArsR/SmtB family transcription factor; amino-acid sequence: MKPLLSRVESKKVDKAAAMLKVLAHPKRLAIVDLLGKEDKMTVTEIYRSLDLPQAIASQHLITLKDRGILSSFKVGTKIYYSLSIPKLLDVIDSLEECCDTM
- a CDS encoding Glu/Leu/Phe/Val dehydrogenase dimerization domain-containing protein, whose translation is MKDLLAKFENKRPEIVFEWKDAETEAEGWVVINSLRGGAAGGGTRMRKGLDKREVESLAKTMEVKFTVSGPAIGGAKSGINFDPQDPRKRGVLERWYRAVIPLLKNYYGTGGDLNVDEIHDVIPITEDYGLWHPQEGIVNGHYRATEPQKIQKLGQLRQGVVKVLEDAAFTPDLSRKYTVADLITGYGVAEAVRHYYELWGERSVAGKRAIVQGWGNVGAAAAYYLASQGARITGIIDRAGGLIKEEGFSLEEIRTLFLQREGNALTAPDLLSFEEVNQRIWSSGAEIFIPAAASRLVTRQQVEQLIAGGLEVISCGANVPFQDPEIFFGPTGEFADQHTSVIPDFVANCGMARVFAYLMETNAEITDQAIFGDTSRIIRRALERTRLQGDSRTGVAQKSFEMALRQLV
- a CDS encoding lipocalin-like domain-containing protein — encoded protein: MKNLLLAALFLVFATSGCALKPTNKYDVFTERAQLPQEEAVHKQNSLEWWYFTGHLRDVKTGEQFGVEYVFFHFNITGKKDWQMVNFAITDPQTKQFRYDYKVERLPKLLDSALPVSLHMQKDDQRWTLAGVTGEYQLQGRMASHKGYAINLSTKPQKPVLLHSGTGYENYGDVAKAGYYSYPRLTTTGTIEVDGKVHEVTGDMWYDRQWNCNSVTNKGIGWDWFSLQLDEPAAAVAGTASAPGSVTRHEIMTYQLFDRNSSRVVNGGTYNGPQPGQAVDLEAKDFQLDVLEYWTSPHSKLRYPSKWSLRIPSQQYDLTITPLVADQELTLKLFAGIKMRYWEGMCRVEGTHNGKPVSGNSYVELTNRGKAGKDPLTPPPTATTAAPAAR
- the hemA gene encoding glutamyl-tRNA reductase, whose product is MSHPFKAVSLSFKKAPLQIRELIALDEAACRRFLHTLHHELGLTDLLVLSTCNRTEVYYSADLDYSTAIIAALGKLKGLADASSYEPYFDLLTEADAAVQHLFEVAMGLDAQVVGDLQISNQVKQAYQWAADEDAAGPFLHRLLHTVFFTNKRVQQETSFRDGAASTSYAALELVEELTADVANPRVLVVGLGEIGADVCRHFGDSKQFQDVTICNRTRSKAETLAEECGLKVLDFENLVQGMKEADVIVSSIAAATPFFTREMVQHLDVLSYKFFIDLSVPRSIEAEVETVPGVLVYNIDAIQSKASAALERRLAAVPHVRAIIAESIAGLNDWSKEMMVSPTIQKLKNALEQIRQEEMDRFQKKMSPEEARRMDEVTKSLMQKILKQPVIQLKAACKRGEADQLIDVLTDLFDLEHQPTVA
- a CDS encoding carboxypeptidase-like regulatory domain-containing protein, producing MPQLLRLSVPQSCSESWAAMTPAAQGRHCAACAKVVIDFTTLSDAEVVALLHRTAAPCGRFRSDQLQRVLRPLAEPAPRWRTWLAAAAAVLGLRELAAEQSVGQQPTASVYTDFLTQDQRKLIRHPQHQVLTDSMSQVVRGRVTDASTGDGLPGVTILIQGTRIGTSTNVDGTFELRLAHSYVLTPSTTLSISCIGYQNQDIRWDVLQQLTVPIELKMSTQALGEVVVTRSYYAKPWHPRSLWNRVRAPFR
- a CDS encoding ATP-binding protein is translated as MIAIYDQKSRIKLLIVAVALLIAAATVIYTNILVQRVSEREQQQIALYAKAQRFIINSEVDSNTNFVFEEIINANTTIPIILTDDEGNIVDAKNVTVPKGRSEKAAIAYLRREIAVMEQQHRPIIIELGAGLRNRIYYKDSVLLAQLRTYPLVQLAVIACLGVIAYFAFSYSRRSEQNRVWVGLAKETAHQLGTPLSSLMAWQSYLSESERFKDEPIVEELSKDIRRLQIITERFSNIGSVPVLKPENILRTTQNAIAYLQSRVSKKVTFEIKTDLPTDTPALVNVPLFDWVIENICKNAVDAMDGRGSITLHLRRPVRDKTGIAIDITDTGKGIPKSKIDNVFLPGYTTKKRGWGLGLALAKRIIENYHQGRLFVKWSEVGRGTTFRVVLKG
- a CDS encoding amino acid permease; its protein translation is MSNTLPPSRFGGLFRRKSLTDILHNPPADAEGHGGGGGLARHLTVRDLTALGIAAVIGAGIFSTIGNASHDGGPAVSLLFVFTAIACAFSALCYAQFAATIPVSGSAYTYAYASFGELVAWIIGWALIMEYAVGNIVVAISWSDYFTGLLSGVGWDMPVWLTMGMQSAHKHYSEVLALMQAGQPLSAATATQLEGYNAWNSAPTLFGDLKLVIDLPAGLITLLITAVVYIGIKESKNASNLLVLLKLLVVATVIAVGVFYVNPDNWSPFAPNGVGGVLKGVSAVFFAYIGFDAISTTAEECKNPQRDLPRAMIYALIICTVLYVVITLVLTGMVSYTELGVGDPLAFVFQKVGLNWLAGVVAVSAIFAMASVLLVFQIGQPRIWMTMSRDGLLPPVFARVHPRFHTPSFSTIVTGFFVGVPALLLNMDLVIDLTSIGTLFAFALVCGGILVIDPHGQSDARFKVPYINGQFLVPIIMLIGLGLLFAYNQAGLAAFGSAVRGDGGYEEFRHYIPMLVFIVFCIGLAWLSFRKKLSLLPTLGLLTNLYLMTQLGINNWLLFFGWLIIGLFLYFNYGYKHSKLGLKKAA
- a CDS encoding carboxypeptidase regulatory-like domain-containing protein; translated protein: MAFSVPSPCPKAWADMTPTADGRHCGSCQHEVVDFSRMTEAEVTAWLARPAAGSVCGFFRAGQFAPPAAVLAPPAPRWRRWVLTSLALLSFKPLVSSCQTTAPTTTAGTAPTSQTDALADAPNGQVTVRGRVLDDSTGLGVPGAEIFIGDTPYGATTDEQGNFSFVMLQKWAAVQNGSVQLRVQDSPFVFVAQQVSVAVSPAPAPLTVRLKSREGRGQIMGRIVQHDPPQKPPLK